The following is a genomic window from Parabacteroides johnsonii DSM 18315.
GCAGGGAAAAGGTAAAGATACCCTTTTAATGGGTGTCCCGTCCAATTTGAATTTATTGATTATTTTGAAACGGCTGACGACCCACAATTCTTCTGCATCCGGTATGATGGCCATCGAGATAACGAGAAGCGCATCGGCAAAAGTCAGTTCTTTAACGAGTTGTCCGGATTTATCGAAGATCACTACTTTATTTCCGGCAATTGTCCTACCCATTATGTAGAGACGGTCCTTATGTGTAGTCATGGTTATGCCATAATCAAACAAGTTGGATTCCAGTCGAGTACAGGAGATGTTTTTTACCAGGTTGTCAAAATTGATTGTTTTATACTCGGACATATCTATTCGCGTCACCGTATTGTGCTCTTTGTCCGATTGGATAGGAATCGTACTGCCCTTTGCATAACAACAAACGGTGAAAAATAGAATAAGTATTTTTATTTTCATGGTCATGTTGTGTAGACTTAAGTTTCTCTAACAGGTTATTACAAATGTACTATAAATAATTTGAGTTTGTTATATTTGTAACAATAATAAACTTCAACTGTTTTTAGTAGAGTAAAGATTCGGATTATGAGGCTTTTTTCGGGAATACGGGAGCGTGTGGATGCTTTTCTTCATGATGAAAAATTGAAGAAGAAGCTGTATATCATTATATTCGAATCAGATACTCCAATGGGAAAACTGTTCGATACCTGTCTGATCGGGTTTATTATCGCAAGCGTATTGGTTGTGGTATTGGAGAGCATACGGTCTTTTTCATATCATTATACGTTGGGATTACGGATATTGGAGTATGTGTTTACGGCTTTCTTTACTTTTGAGTATCTGGTTCGTATCTATTGCTCGCCAAAACCCAAAAAGTATATTTTCAGCTTTTTCGGGATCGTGGATCTGCTGTCGACATTGCCGGTCTATCTGAGTTTTTTCTTTGCTGGTACTCGTTATCTGCTTGTGATCCGTGCATTCCGGTTGATTCGTGTTTTTCGTGTATTTAAGCTATTTAACTTTCTGAAAGAAGGTAATATGCTATTGAAGTCGCTCCGGATCAGCGCACCGAAGATATTTGTGTTTTTCTTTTTTGTCCTGATCTTGGTGACTTCGATCGGTACGATAATGTATATGATAGAAGGAAATCAGCCCGGTACGCAGTTCAATAATATTCCGAACAGCATCTATTGGGCGATCGTGACGATGACGACTGTCGGCTACGGAGACATAACGCCTGTGACACCTGTCGGGCGTTTCCTGTCGGCGATCGTGATGTTGATCGGTTATACGATTATCGCTGTCCCGACAGGGATTGTGTCGGCAACAATGGTAGGGGAACAGCGTAAAAAAAATAGGATGGAATGTCCGCATTGCCACCGGACGGGACATGAAGAGGAAGCCGAATATTGCAAATATTGCGGTTCGAAATTGGATCAGGAAGAAACAGGGAAATGATAATTTTGTATATTTGCCCCCCGATAGACAGATCAATGTAATTTTTCTTAATAGTTTAATTTTAATTCATTTTATTATGAAACGAATTGTGTTTTTATTGTTCTCAGTTTTCTGTGCATGTGCACTTAGTGCACAATCTCTTAACACGCTGACTCCGAAAGAAGAAAAGCAGGGATGGGTATTACTTTTCAATGGTACGAACCTGGACGGATGGACTTCGGTCGGCAAGAATGTTCCTCCTACAAACGGATGGACGGTAGAAGACGGTATCCTGACTGTCAACAAAAAAGGTGAAAAACGGGGTGGTGACATCATTACGAAAGACGAATATTCCGATTTCGACCTTTGTTTTGAATTCCGCTTGACAAAAGGCGCTAACAGCGGGGTGAAGTATTTCTTTACCAAATATGACGAAGGAGGCTGGTTAGGGCAGGAGTTCCAAGTCCTGGATGACGACAACCACCCGGATGCCAAATTAGGACGCGATGGAAACCGTAAGACTGCTTCTCTGTATGACATGATTCCGGCGGGCAAAAAACAGCTGAATCCGATCGGAGAATGGAACCAGGGACGTGTTGTAGCTAAAGGCAACAAGGTGACTCATTACCTGAACGGAAAGAAAACTGTCAGCTACGACCGTTCGAGCGAAGCTTACAAAAAGATTTGGGAAATGAGCAAGTACAAAAAGTCGAAGCCGATGTTTGGTAGTGTAAAGCAGGGCCATATCCTTTTGCAGGACCATGCTGACGAGGTTTCTTTCAGAAATATCAAGATTCGGAATCTGTCAAAATAATTATTATCTTTGTCGCCATTTGATATAAATAATTAAGAAAGAAAATGGAAACAGTAGTAAGTGGCATTCGCCCAACGGGTAATTTGCATCTGGGGAATTACTTCGGAGCAGTAAAAGGATTTTTGCAAATGCAAAATGAGTATAATTGCTTTTTCTTTATTGCAGACTGGCACTCGTTGACTACACATCCGCATCCCGATAATATCCGTAATAGTGTAAAGACAATTCTGGCTGAATATCTGGCTTGCGGCATCGACCCGGAAAAAGCGACCATCTATCTGCAGAGCGATGTGCGCGAAATTCCCGAACTGTATCTGTATTTGAATATGAATGCGGGGATCGGTGAGTTGATGCGTACTACTTCTTTCAAGGATAAGGCGCGCCAGCAGCTGCACATTGACCGTGTCAACACCACAGAAGGCGATGTGGAAAAGGAAATTTTCAACGAGGGGAACAAACATAGCGTAAGCGCTGGTTTGCTGACCTACCCGACTCTGATGGCAGCCGATATCATTATCCATAAGGCAGTGAAGGTGCCGGTTGGGAAAGACCAGGAGCAGAATATGGAAATGGCCCGCCGTTTTGCCCGCCGTTTTAACGCGACTTACGGAGTCGAATGTTTCCCGGAACCTGCCTCTTTCTATTATTCCAGTAAGGCGATCAAAGTGCCCGGATTGGACGGATCCGGCAAGATGGGAAAGAGCGAAGGAAATGCGATCTACCTGATTGACGATGAAAAGACAATCAAGAAGAAGGTGATGAAAGCTGTGACGGATGCCGGTCCGACGGAGCCGAACAGTGTGAAACCTGAGCCGATTGCCAATCTGTTTACGATGATGGAGATCGTATCGACGAAAGATACTTTCGATTTCTTCAATGAGAAATACAACAATTGCGAGATCCGTTACGGAGATTTGAAAAAGCAATTGGCTGAAGACATCAATAATTTCTGCGCCCCGATTCGCGAACGTATTTTGGACATTCGTTCCAACGAAGACTATTTGGCGAAAGTAGCCCGTATGGGGGCCGAAAAAGCAAGCGAGAGCGCTGCGAAAACGTTGCGTGAAGTGCGCGAGATTATCGGATTCAGAGGATAAATTTATTCCGGTTTACATATTGAGACATAGATCACGCCGAACTTACGGATTAA
Proteins encoded in this region:
- a CDS encoding 3-keto-disaccharide hydrolase, encoding MKRIVFLLFSVFCACALSAQSLNTLTPKEEKQGWVLLFNGTNLDGWTSVGKNVPPTNGWTVEDGILTVNKKGEKRGGDIITKDEYSDFDLCFEFRLTKGANSGVKYFFTKYDEGGWLGQEFQVLDDDNHPDAKLGRDGNRKTASLYDMIPAGKKQLNPIGEWNQGRVVAKGNKVTHYLNGKKTVSYDRSSEAYKKIWEMSKYKKSKPMFGSVKQGHILLQDHADEVSFRNIKIRNLSK
- the trpS gene encoding tryptophan--tRNA ligase → METVVSGIRPTGNLHLGNYFGAVKGFLQMQNEYNCFFFIADWHSLTTHPHPDNIRNSVKTILAEYLACGIDPEKATIYLQSDVREIPELYLYLNMNAGIGELMRTTSFKDKARQQLHIDRVNTTEGDVEKEIFNEGNKHSVSAGLLTYPTLMAADIIIHKAVKVPVGKDQEQNMEMARRFARRFNATYGVECFPEPASFYYSSKAIKVPGLDGSGKMGKSEGNAIYLIDDEKTIKKKVMKAVTDAGPTEPNSVKPEPIANLFTMMEIVSTKDTFDFFNEKYNNCEIRYGDLKKQLAEDINNFCAPIRERILDIRSNEDYLAKVARMGAEKASESAAKTLREVREIIGFRG
- a CDS encoding ion transporter, whose amino-acid sequence is MRLFSGIRERVDAFLHDEKLKKKLYIIIFESDTPMGKLFDTCLIGFIIASVLVVVLESIRSFSYHYTLGLRILEYVFTAFFTFEYLVRIYCSPKPKKYIFSFFGIVDLLSTLPVYLSFFFAGTRYLLVIRAFRLIRVFRVFKLFNFLKEGNMLLKSLRISAPKIFVFFFFVLILVTSIGTIMYMIEGNQPGTQFNNIPNSIYWAIVTMTTVGYGDITPVTPVGRFLSAIVMLIGYTIIAVPTGIVSATMVGEQRKKNRMECPHCHRTGHEEEAEYCKYCGSKLDQEETGK